The following are encoded together in the Juglans microcarpa x Juglans regia isolate MS1-56 chromosome 2D, Jm3101_v1.0, whole genome shotgun sequence genome:
- the LOC121248151 gene encoding phytoene synthase 2, chloroplastic codes for MSVALLWIVTPSIEVSNSVGFFNSVRDGNRLLDPSISISRYWGSIRAKKGRKEKWNSCSVSTDLKYSGVGGSGLDSGSNFPVLSSMVANPAGELAVSSEQKVYDVVLKQAALVKKQLRSSGDLDVKPDIVLPGTLSLLSEAYDRCGEVCAEYAKTFYLGTLLMTPERRRAIWAIYVWCRRTDELVDGPNASHITPTALDRWESRLEDLFRGRPFDMLDAALSDTVTKFPVDIQPFEDMIEGMRMDLRKSRYKNFDELYLYCYYVAGTVGLMSVPVMGIAPDSQATTEGVYNAALALGIANQLTNILRDVGEDARRGRVYLPQDELTQAGLSDEDIFAGKVTDKWRNFMKNQIKRARMFFDEAEKGVTELSAASRWPVWASLLLYRQILDEIEANDYNNFTQRAYVSKAKKLLALPIAYTKSLVPPSRTSSLLTKA; via the exons ATGTCTGTAGCATTATTATGGATTGTCACCCCAAGCATAGAGGTATCCAACTCCGTTGGGTTCTTCAATTCGGTCAGAGATGGAAACCGGCTTTTAGATCCATCAATCTCTATATCCCGATATTGGGGATCAATTAGAGCGAAGAAAGGTAGGAAAGAGAAATGGAATTCTTGCTCAGTTAGTACAGATTTGAAGTATTCGGGCGTTGGTGGCTCAGGCTTAGACAGTGGAAGCAACTTCCCTGTACTATCAAGCATGGTAGCAAACCCTGCGGGAGAATTGGCCGTGTCATCGGAGCAGAAGGTTTACGATGTGGTGCTAAAGCAGGCAGCTCTGGTTAAAAAGCAGTTGAGGTCTAGTGGTGATCTTGATGTAAAGCCGGATATCGTTCTTCCTGGGACACTCAGCTTGTTAAGTGAAGCTTATGATCGTTGTGGAGAAGTTTGCGCAGAGTATGCAAAGACATTCTACTTGG GTACTCTGCTAATGACCCCTGAAAGGCGAAGGGCTATCTGGGCAATATATG TGTGGTGTAGGAGGACAGATGAGCTTGTCGATGGGCCAAATGCTTCGCATATAACTCCAACAGCTTTGGATAGGTGGGAGTCACGGTTGGAAGATCTTTTTCGAGGCCGTCCATTTGACATGCTTGATGCCGCTTTATCAGATACAGTCACCAAATTCCCTGTTGATATCCAG CCATTCGAGGATATGATTGAAGGAATGAGAATGGACCTAAGGAAGTCAAGatacaaaaattttgatgaactcTATCTCTACTGTTATTATGTTGCTGGGACAGTTGGATTGATGAGTGTTCCAGTTATGGGCATTGCACCTGATTCGCAAGCAACAACAGAGGGTGTATATAATGCTGCCTTGGCATTGGGGATTGCAAATCAGCTTACAAACATACTAAGGGATGTTGGAGAAGA TGCTAGAAGAGGTAGGGTTTATCTACCACAGGATGAGCTAACTCAGGCAGGGCTTTCAGATGAAGACATATTTGCTGGAAAGGTGACAGACAAATGGAGAAACTTCATGAAGAATCAAATAAAGAGGGCAAGGATGTTCTTTGATGAGGCAGAGAAAGGGGTGACAGAACTGAGTGCAGCTAGTAGATGGCCG GTATGGGCGTCCTTGTTATTGTACCGCCAAATATTGGACGAGATTGAAGCAAATGACTACAACAACTTCACCCAGAGGGCTTATGTAAGCAAAGCCAAGAAGTTACTTGCTTTGCCGATTGCATACACAAAATCTCTTGTCCCACCATCAAGAACATCATCTCTGTTGACCAAGGCATGA
- the LOC121248150 gene encoding sucrose synthase 6-like, which yields MASAATLKSSESLADNMPDALRQSRYHMKKCFAKYLEKGRRIMKLDNLMVEMEQVIDDKEERTQVLEGVLGYILCTTQEAAVIPPHVAFAIRPNPGFWEFVKVSSDDLSVDAITATDYLKFKEMVYDEKWAKDENALEVDFAAFDYPLPHLTLSSSIGNGLNFVAKFMTSKLSGKLENAQPLVDYLLTLNHQGEKLMINDNLNTASKLQMALIVAELLVSTLPKDTPYNNFELRFKEWGFEKGWGDTAQRVQETIKAVSEVLQAPDPVHMERLLSRLPTIFNVVIFSPHGYFGQSDVLGLPDTGGQVVYILDQVKALEEELLLRVKQQGLDHVKPQILVVTRLIPDARGTKCNQELEAIIGTKHSNILRVPFQTENGILRRWVSRFEIYPYLEKFTQDATTKILDFMEGNPDLIIGNYTDGNLVASLMASKLGITQGTIAHALEKTKYENSDIKWKELDPKYHFSCQFTADTIAMNATDFIIASTFQEIAGSKDRPGQYESHAAFTLPGLCRVVSGIDVFDPKFNIAAPGADQSVYFPYTENQRRFTSFHPAIEELLYSKEDNNEHTGYLADRNKPIIFSMARLDVVKNITGLTEWYGKNKRLRDLVNLVVVGGFIDPSKSNDREEISEIKKMHTIIEKYDLKGQIRWIAAQSDRQRNGELYRCIADTKGAFVQPALYEAFGLTVIEAMNCGLPTFATNQGGPAEIIVDGVSGFHIDPNNGDESSNKIAEFFEKCKVDATYWSKFSAEGLQRINECYTWKIYANKVLNMANIYSFWRQLNKDQKKAKQRYVQMFYNLLFRNLAKNVPIPSDEEASPPEPKLNTKPVVPPSKSIKRAETRLQRMLGV from the exons ATGGCTTCTGCTGCAACCTTAAAGAGCTCTGAGTCCCTAGCCGATAACATGCCAGATGCCTTGAGGCAGAGTCGGTACCATATGAAGAAGTGCTTTGCTAAGTACCTAGAAAAGGGAAGAAGGATAATGAAACTTGACAATTTAATGGTTGAAATGGAGCAAGTGATCGATGACAAAGAGGAAAGAACTCAGGTCCTGGAGGGCGTGCTTGGCTACATATTGTGTACCACACAG GAAGCTGCTGTTATACCACCGCATGTTGCTTTTGCCATAAGACCAAATCCTGGATTTTGGGAATTTGTCAAAGTCAGCTCTGATGATTTATCGGTTGATGCCATCACTGCTACAGACTACTTGAAGTTCAAAGAAATGGTATATGATGAAAAATG GGCAAAGGATGAAAATGCTTTGGAAGTAGATTTTGCAGCTTTTGACTACCCTCTTCCTCACTTAACACTATCTTCTTCAATTGGAAATGGACTCAATTTTGTTGCAAAGTTCATGACTTCAAAGCTTAGTGGAAAACTGGAGAATGCACAACCTCTCGTTGACTATTTGCTAACGCTCAATCACCAAGGAGaa AAACTTATGATAAATGACAACCTTAATACTGCATCAAAGCTTCAGATGGCCCTCATAGTAGCCGAATTGCTCGTCTCAACACTTCCCAAAGACACtccatataataattttgaGCTAAG GTTTAAGGAGTGGGGCTTCGAGAAAGGATGGGGAGATACTGCACAAAGAGTACAAGAGACAATCAAAGCAGTCTCAGAAGTTCTCCAAGCACCCGATCCAGTGCATATGGAGAGGTTATTGAGCAGACTTCCTACAATATTCAATGTTGTAATTTTCTCCCCTCACGGCTACTTTGGCCAATCAGATGTCCTAGGCTTGCCGGATACTGGCGGGCAG GTAGTTTACATTCTAGATCAAGTGAAAGCTCTAGAAGAAGAATTGCTCCTCAGAGTCAAGCAGCAGGGGCTAGATCATGTGAAACCTCAAATTCTTGTG GTCACACGACTTATACCCGATGCACGTGGAACTAAGTGCAACCAAGAACTGGAAGCAATCATTGGAACCAAGCACTCAAACATCCTCCGTGTGCCTTTTCAGACTGAAAACGGGATCCTCCGCCGCTGGGTTTCTCGTTTTGAAATTTATCCCTATCTTGAGAAGTTCACTCAG GATGCTACAACCAAGATCCTCGACTTCATGGAAGGGAACCCAGATCTTATCATTGGAAATTACACTGATGGGAATTTAGTGGCATCTCTCATGGCTAGTAAACTTGGGATAACTCAG GGAACTATTGCCCACGCTTTGGAGAAGACTAAATATGAAAACTCAGACATCAAATGGAAGGAATTAGACCCTAAGTATCACTTCTCATGCCAATTCACTGCTGATACAATTGCAATGAATGCAACAGATTTCATCATAGCTAGCACATTCCAAGAGATTGCAGGAAG CAAAGACAGACCAGGACAATATGAAAGCCATGCTGCATTTACGCTTCCAGGACTTTGTAGAGTTGTTTCAGGCATCGACGTATTTGATCCCAAATTCAACATTGCTGCACCTGGGGCCGATCAATCTGTCTATTTCCCTTACACAGAGAATCAAAGGAGATTCACATCATTTCACCCTGCCATTGAAGAACTACTGTACAGTAAAGAGGACAACAATGAACACAC TGGATATCTAGCGGACAGGAACAAACCTATCATCTTCTCGATGGCAAGGCTCGATGTTGTGAAGAACATAACTGGATTAACCGAGTGGTATGGGAAGAACAAGAGGCTGAGAGATTTGGTTAACCTTGTTGTGGTTGGGGGCTTCATTGATCCTTCAAAATCAAATGATAGAGAAGAGATAtctgaaataaaaaagatgcaCACAATTATAGAAAAATACGATCTTAAGGGTCAGATAAGATGGATTGCGGCGCAAAGCGATAGGCAACGCAACGGAGAACTCTACCGCTGTATTGCTGACACAAAGGGAGCTTTTGTGCAGCCTGCTTTGTATGAAGCATTTGGCCTGACGGTCATTGAAGCAATGAACTGTGGACTTCCCACCTTTGCTACCAATCAAGGAGGTCCTGCAGAAATCATCGTTGATGGGGTCTCAGGTTTCCACATTGATCCCAACAATGGCGATGAGTCAAGCAACAAAATTGCTGAGTTCTTCGAGAAGTGCAAGGTGGATGCAACATACTGGAGCAAGTTTTCGGCTGAAGGTTTGCAGCGTATAAATGAATG CTATACCTGGAAGATATATGCAAACAAGGTGTTGAACATGGCGAATATTTACAGCTTCTGGAGACAGTTGAACAAGGATCAGAAAAAGGCAAAGCAAAGATACGTACAAATGTTCTATAATCTCTTATTCAGGAATTTG GCAAAGAATGTACCCATCCCAAGTGATGAAGAAGCTTCACCACCAGAACCAAAGCTAAATACCAAACCAGTAGTACCACCATCAAAAAG CATCAAACGGGCAGAGACCCGACTGCAAAG GATGCTTGGAGTTTAA